From the genome of Bacteroides sp. MSB163, one region includes:
- a CDS encoding T9SS type A sorting domain-containing protein, translating to MRKGACIILIGFLFPLCIHGQILNTPHNLPRSGDRLIKCQIATIPPSKSGIQQIWNFADIKYQEANYELKYEVQGSDTIIGIEHRTMYYYRNSGDSLFCMGFENPTTFISYQQPELLFVYPMFQGRTISKYFEGKGNYCNHFNIHLCGKVIVKADASGILILPGGDTIQNVLRTYSHKYVHQKMTSQKEKNNDLSLEAFPFSLNKDSIDYLLANDSIHLEIETWHWYAVGSRYPLFETVKSTVCKLGTSHEHFSTSFAYLPHEQNYDLPYDSENEECKNMNEKQNRKMQNSLNRHDARSEIINYNLYINKEGNIKIKYELKQNNDISLFLYDLEGRQLFAKSPVSQLSGYYHETIQIDKQSRGKYLLIIIVGDKKYVEKIVKF from the coding sequence ATGAGAAAAGGGGCATGTATTATTCTCATTGGATTTTTATTTCCATTATGTATTCATGGGCAAATCTTAAACACTCCTCACAATCTTCCTCGCTCAGGAGACCGATTAATAAAGTGTCAGATAGCCACCATTCCTCCCAGTAAAAGTGGAATTCAACAAATTTGGAATTTTGCGGATATTAAGTATCAAGAGGCAAATTATGAATTAAAATATGAAGTTCAAGGTAGTGATACTATTATTGGTATTGAACATCGTACGATGTACTATTATCGAAATTCTGGTGATTCTCTTTTTTGTATGGGATTTGAAAATCCAACGACCTTTATAAGCTATCAACAACCAGAATTATTATTTGTTTATCCAATGTTTCAAGGACGAACTATCAGTAAATATTTTGAAGGTAAAGGTAATTATTGCAATCACTTTAATATACACTTATGTGGAAAAGTTATAGTGAAAGCCGATGCTTCTGGTATATTAATATTGCCTGGAGGAGATACAATACAAAATGTATTACGTACTTACAGTCATAAATATGTCCATCAAAAGATGACTTCTCAAAAAGAGAAAAATAACGATTTATCTTTAGAGGCTTTTCCTTTTTCTCTTAATAAAGATAGTATTGATTATTTATTAGCGAATGACTCCATTCATTTAGAAATAGAAACATGGCATTGGTATGCCGTTGGAAGCCGGTATCCTCTATTTGAAACAGTAAAAAGTACTGTATGTAAACTAGGGACTTCTCATGAACATTTTAGTACTTCCTTTGCCTATTTACCTCATGAACAAAATTATGACTTACCGTATGATTCGGAGAATGAAGAATGTAAAAATATGAATGAGAAGCAAAATAGGAAAATGCAAAATTCATTAAACAGACATGATGCTCGCAGTGAAATAATAAATTATAATTTATATATTAATAAAGAAGGAAATATAAAGATTAAATATGAATTGAAACAGAATAACGACATATCATTATTTCTATATGATTTAGAAGGACGACAGCTATTTGCCAAATCACCTGTATCCCAATTATCTGGATATTATCATGAAACTATACAAATAGATAAACAATCAAGAGGAAAATATTTATTAATAATTATTGTTGGAGATAAAAAGTATGTTGAGAAAATTGTAAAATTTTAA
- a CDS encoding tagaturonate reductase, producing the protein MKALNKQTAPKAQRPERIIQFGEGNFLRAFIDWIIYNMNEKTDFNSSVVVVQPIDKGMVDMLNAQDDLYHVNLQGLDKGETVNSLTMIDVISRALNPYTQNNEFMKLAEQPEMRFVISNTTEAGIAFDPSCKLTDAPASSYPGKLTQLLYHRFKTFNGDKSKGLIIFPCELIFLNGHKLKETIYQYIELWQLGDEFKTWFEEACGVYATLVDRIVPGFPRKDIAAIKEKLQYDDNLVVQAEIFHLWVIEAPQEIAKEFPADKAGLNVLFVPSEAPYHERKVTLLNGPHTVLSPVAYLSGVNIVRDACQHPVIGQYINKVMFDELMETLNLPKDELKKFAEDVLERFNNPFVDHAVTSIMLNSFPKYETRDLPGLKTYLQRKGELPKGLVLGLAAIITYYKGGVREDGAEITPNDAPEIMQLLKDLWATGDTQKVTEGVLAATSIWGEDLNNIPGLTTAVKADLDSIQEKGMLETVKGIF; encoded by the coding sequence ATGAAAGCATTAAACAAACAAACCGCTCCCAAGGCTCAGCGCCCGGAACGTATCATTCAATTCGGTGAAGGAAACTTCTTGCGTGCATTTATCGACTGGATTATTTATAACATGAACGAAAAGACTGATTTCAATAGCAGTGTTGTAGTAGTTCAACCCATCGACAAAGGTATGGTAGACATGCTGAATGCACAGGATGATCTTTATCACGTAAACCTGCAAGGTTTGGACAAAGGAGAAACTGTCAATAGTCTGACAATGATCGACGTTATCAGCCGTGCACTGAATCCTTACACTCAGAACAATGAATTCATGAAGTTGGCCGAGCAACCGGAAATGCGTTTTGTAATCTCCAACACTACGGAAGCCGGTATTGCTTTCGATCCCTCCTGCAAACTGACTGACGCTCCGGCTTCTTCTTATCCGGGCAAACTGACTCAACTGCTGTATCATCGTTTCAAGACATTCAACGGTGATAAGAGCAAAGGTCTGATTATCTTCCCTTGCGAACTTATCTTCCTGAACGGTCACAAACTGAAAGAAACCATCTACCAATACATCGAATTATGGCAATTGGGTGATGAATTCAAGACTTGGTTTGAAGAAGCATGTGGTGTATACGCTACGCTTGTTGACCGTATTGTTCCGGGATTCCCGCGCAAGGATATTGCAGCAATCAAGGAAAAATTACAGTATGATGATAATTTGGTGGTACAGGCTGAAATTTTCCACCTTTGGGTCATCGAAGCACCGCAGGAGATTGCCAAAGAATTCCCTGCTGACAAGGCTGGTTTGAATGTATTGTTCGTTCCTTCCGAAGCACCGTACCACGAAAGAAAAGTAACGTTGCTGAATGGCCCTCACACTGTTCTTTCTCCGGTAGCTTACTTGTCGGGCGTAAACATTGTGCGTGATGCTTGTCAGCATCCGGTTATTGGTCAGTACATCAATAAGGTAATGTTCGATGAATTGATGGAAACATTGAACTTGCCGAAAGATGAGCTGAAGAAGTTTGCGGAAGATGTATTGGAACGTTTCAACAATCCGTTTGTTGACCATGCCGTTACCAGCATTATGCTGAATTCTTTCCCGAAATATGAAACTCGTGACCTGCCCGGCTTGAAGACTTATCTGCAACGCAAAGGTGAATTGCCTAAGGGATTGGTTCTCGGTTTGGCCGCTATCATTACTTATTATAAAGGTGGCGTTCGTGAAGACGGTGCTGAGATCACCCCGAACGACGCTCCGGAAATCATGCAATTGCTGAAAGATCTGTGGGCAACAGGCGATACCCAGAAAGTGACCGAAGGTGTACTTGCTGCAACTTCTATCTGGGGCGAAGATTTGAATAATATCCCGGGACTTACCACTGCTGTGAAGGCTGATCTGGATTCTATCCAGGAAAAAGGTATGCTGGAAACAGTAAAGGGTATTTTTTAA
- a CDS encoding substrate-binding domain-containing protein, with amino-acid sequence MENKNYTIKDIARMAGVSAGTVDRVLHNRGDVSAASREKVQKVLDEIDYHPNMFAIGLAAKKRYRVLCIIPYYVEHDYWHSVAEGINRAAQELRPFNVSVDFLCYHHADRLSYEKACAKLRKEIVDAVLIAPNFREETISLTSYLEGKKIPYAFIDFNIEDTHALCYIGQDSRTSGYMAAKILMRKYREGQELILFLNNKKNSPAEIQMQRRMDGFMNFIAQEHENLVVHDVVLNKEDDEANRRTLEDFFTAHPKAVLGAVFNSRVYQVAGYLQETGHHLEGLVGYDLLPKNVEYLKSGEVNYLIGQRPGLQGYCGVKALCDHVVFKRPVTGVKYMPIDILMKENINFYFEFE; translated from the coding sequence ATGGAAAACAAGAACTACACCATTAAAGACATTGCCCGCATGGCGGGTGTTTCTGCCGGAACTGTGGACCGCGTGTTGCACAATCGGGGAGATGTTTCTGCCGCCAGCAGGGAGAAGGTTCAAAAAGTGCTTGATGAGATAGACTACCATCCTAATATGTTTGCTATTGGGCTGGCAGCCAAGAAGCGCTACCGTGTCCTATGTATTATACCTTATTATGTGGAACATGACTATTGGCATTCCGTTGCAGAAGGCATCAACCGTGCCGCACAAGAGTTGCGCCCTTTTAATGTAAGTGTGGACTTTTTGTGCTACCATCATGCCGACCGGCTTTCTTATGAAAAAGCCTGCGCGAAACTCCGTAAGGAAATAGTGGATGCCGTATTGATCGCCCCCAATTTCCGCGAAGAGACGATATCGCTGACATCTTATCTGGAAGGGAAAAAGATACCTTATGCATTTATCGACTTTAATATAGAAGATACCCATGCACTCTGCTATATCGGCCAAGATTCCCGAACAAGTGGGTATATGGCCGCTAAAATCCTGATGCGTAAGTATAGGGAAGGGCAGGAGCTGATATTATTCCTAAATAATAAAAAGAACAGTCCGGCAGAAATACAAATGCAACGACGCATGGACGGTTTCATGAATTTTATTGCACAGGAACATGAGAATCTGGTGGTTCATGATGTAGTACTGAACAAAGAAGATGATGAAGCCAACCGCCGGACATTGGAAGATTTCTTTACCGCACATCCCAAAGCGGTATTAGGAGCCGTCTTTAACTCACGCGTCTACCAGGTGGCAGGATATCTACAGGAAACAGGACACCATTTGGAAGGATTAGTTGGATACGACCTTCTGCCCAAGAACGTGGAGTACCTGAAATCCGGCGAAGTAAATTATCTCATCGGACAACGCCCGGGACTGCAAGGATACTGTGGCGTAAAAGCTCTGTGCGACCATGTCGTATTCAAACGTCCGGTGACCGGTGTAAAGTATATGCCTATCGACATCCTGATGAAAGAAAACATCAATTTCTATTTTGAATTTGAATAA
- the uxaC gene encoding glucuronate isomerase — protein sequence MKKFMDENFLLQTETAQKLYHEHAAKMPIIDYHCHLIPKMVADDYQFKSLTEIWLGGDHYKWRAMRTNGVDERFCTGKDTSDWEKFEKWAETVPYTFRNPLYHWTHLELKTAFGIDKILSPKTAREIYDECNEKLAQPEYSARGMMRRYHVEAVCTTDDPIDSLEYHIQTRESGFEIKMLPTWRPDKAMAVEVPSDFRAYVEKLAEVSGVAISNFDDMIAALRKRHDFFAEQGCKLSDHGIEEFYAEDYTDAEIKAIFNKVYGGAELAKEEILKFKSAMLVIFGEMDWEKGWTQQFHYGAIRNNNSKMFKLLGADTGFDSIGEFTTAKAMSKFLDRLNSEGKLTKTILYNLNPCANEVIATMLGNFQDGTVPGKIQFGSGWWFLDQKDGMEKQMNALSVLGLLSRFVGMLTDSRSFLSYPRHEYFRRTLCNLVGRDIENGEIPASEMDRVNQMIEDISYYNAKNFFKF from the coding sequence ATGAAAAAATTTATGGATGAAAACTTCCTGTTGCAGACAGAAACCGCACAGAAGTTGTATCATGAACATGCGGCCAAGATGCCGATTATCGATTATCACTGTCACTTAATCCCTAAAATGGTAGCAGACGACTATCAGTTTAAGTCATTGACTGAAATCTGGTTGGGCGGCGACCATTACAAATGGCGTGCTATGCGTACCAATGGTGTAGACGAACGTTTCTGCACAGGTAAGGATACTTCCGACTGGGAAAAATTTGAAAAGTGGGCTGAAACCGTTCCTTATACTTTCCGTAATCCTTTGTATCACTGGACACACCTGGAGTTGAAGACAGCGTTCGGTATCGATAAGATCCTGAGCCCGAAGACTGCCCGTGAGATTTATGACGAGTGTAATGAGAAGCTGGCTCAACCGGAATACTCTGCTCGTGGCATGATGCGCCGTTATCATGTGGAAGCTGTTTGTACTACGGATGATCCTATTGATTCTCTGGAATATCATATTCAAACACGCGAAAGTGGTTTTGAAATCAAGATGTTGCCGACATGGCGTCCTGACAAGGCAATGGCTGTAGAAGTTCCTTCTGACTTCCGTGCATACGTTGAGAAACTGGCTGAAGTAAGCGGTGTTGCTATCTCTAATTTCGATGATATGATAGCTGCCTTGCGCAAACGTCATGACTTCTTTGCTGAACAAGGCTGTAAATTGTCCGACCACGGTATTGAAGAATTCTATGCAGAAGACTATACAGATGCTGAAATCAAAGCTATATTTAATAAGGTATATGGTGGAGCAGAACTGGCCAAGGAAGAAATCCTGAAATTCAAATCAGCTATGCTGGTTATCTTCGGTGAAATGGACTGGGAAAAAGGATGGACACAACAATTCCACTATGGCGCTATCCGTAACAATAACAGTAAGATGTTCAAGTTGCTCGGCGCTGATACCGGTTTCGATTCTATCGGTGAATTTACTACTGCTAAGGCAATGTCTAAATTCCTCGATCGCTTGAATTCTGAAGGCAAGTTGACGAAGACTATTCTTTATAATCTTAATCCGTGCGCTAATGAAGTTATCGCCACTATGTTGGGTAACTTCCAGGATGGTACGGTTCCGGGTAAGATACAGTTTGGTTCCGGCTGGTGGTTCCTCGATCAGAAAGACGGTATGGAGAAACAGATGAATGCTCTTTCCGTACTGGGTCTGTTGAGCCGTTTCGTAGGTATGTTGACGGACTCCCGTTCATTCCTCTCCTATCCGCGTCATGAATATTTCCGCCGTACATTGTGTAATCTTGTTGGCCGTGACATTGAGAATGGTGAAATTCCGGCTTCTGAAATGGACCGCGTGAACCAGATGATTGAAGATATCAGCTACTATAACGCTAAGAATTTCTTCAAGTTCTAA
- a CDS encoding polysaccharide biosynthesis/export family protein, with translation MMRNTISALCAATFLCLLCSSCSSSRQVSYLQKRNEGFRDTLIEYDAHIMPKDLLTISVSCSEPEAALPFNLMVPASQTGINSTNLVSQPTLQNYLVNNQGEIVFPVLGTLKVGGMTTQKTSELIVEKLERYLKERPIVTVRLVNYKISVIGEVSRPGVYTVNNEQVNVFEAVAMAGDLTIYGKRDNVRIIRTVDGKQKLITINLNDENIIYSPDFYLRQNDIVYVEPNKAKKQNANIGSSTNLLISITSILISLAGLMVNILR, from the coding sequence ATGATGAGAAATACCATATCTGCCTTATGTGCGGCAACTTTTCTGTGTCTGCTCTGTTCTTCTTGTTCATCAAGCAGGCAAGTATCCTATTTGCAAAAGCGGAATGAGGGATTCCGGGACACTCTTATAGAATATGATGCCCACATCATGCCTAAAGATTTGCTTACCATCTCCGTCAGTTGTTCTGAACCGGAAGCCGCCTTGCCTTTCAATTTAATGGTACCTGCTTCGCAAACAGGAATCAATTCCACTAATTTAGTTTCACAACCTACCCTGCAAAACTATCTGGTGAACAATCAGGGCGAGATTGTTTTCCCTGTACTCGGCACCTTGAAAGTAGGTGGAATGACCACTCAGAAAACTTCTGAACTGATTGTGGAGAAACTGGAACGCTACTTGAAAGAGCGTCCCATCGTGACTGTCCGGTTGGTAAACTATAAGATTTCCGTAATTGGAGAAGTAAGCCGTCCGGGAGTCTATACCGTAAATAACGAACAGGTGAATGTCTTTGAAGCTGTAGCAATGGCGGGTGATCTGACCATATACGGGAAGCGGGATAATGTACGCATCATCCGCACCGTAGACGGCAAACAAAAACTTATCACCATCAACCTGAATGATGAAAACATCATCTATTCCCCCGACTTCTATCTACGGCAAAACGACATCGTCTACGTGGAGCCAAACAAGGCAAAGAAACAGAATGCCAACATTGGTTCTTCCACCAATCTTCTGATCTCCATAACCTCTATACTCATATCCCTGGCAGGGTTAATGGTCAATATTTTACGATAA
- a CDS encoding GumC family protein: protein MNTNHTDTNQMQEQEIDLIELFYKLLAHWRWFLLAAVVALAGAYIYVHVTTPVYQATASVVIKDSEGSNKAIDELFQKVAPSSLTSANTQIEDEMEILRSRSILLQVINELNLHTKYKVKDGLFYNETTTPPIIASMDKVSMDTLSGTLLIQVEKAGERYAVSSALDDICVTETCTGFPAFVETPAGRCTLRLLPGHQFSEAIKISICRPIDAVNYYSGQLVVTTTSKKTSIISLTFKDTDKNRAEVFLAKLIEVYNRDAMDDKNKVTGNTLIFLEERLDSISNELGFVEKHLEQYKQKERLSDLKTNMTLDLNTNNEYEKKLLDVEMQLNMTNYIYNYLSDDKHRFSLLPVNTGIADTELVQLINEYNKELLERERLMNTMKADNPTIVNQDIRIDALRRNVVSSVAGVKDGLGIARTDILRKTDYFNSRIRNMPKQEREFNNIDRQQQIKANLYLMLLERREQAAISLAATMNKARVIDAPLSADRPIASRSMMIYAGSLFLACVMTAGVILFGRIFRTKIVSVAEVESTQIPVMGIIPYTKEGGGVEEGQNGIMEESFRRMRSNLRFLTEDGDKKCILMTSTISGEGKSFISINLALTFAFLGCRVLVVGLDIRRPRLAEYFGIKSHVGMTSYLSNNEIKPEDIIFPSGIHEHLFVAPAGPVPPNPAELLERARLKEAFTYFRQQFDYIIVDSAPVGLISDTLSLSKVTDFTLYVCRMNYTHKNVLSEIVKIQRSGQLNQISLVVNGDNLAEKKYGYGYGYSYGYGDTHKRHK, encoded by the coding sequence ATGAACACCAATCATACAGACACTAATCAAATGCAGGAACAAGAAATAGACCTGATTGAACTTTTCTACAAACTGTTGGCGCACTGGCGGTGGTTTCTGCTGGCTGCTGTGGTAGCACTTGCCGGCGCATACATTTATGTACATGTAACCACTCCTGTCTATCAGGCAACGGCTTCTGTTGTCATCAAGGATTCGGAAGGAAGCAATAAGGCCATCGATGAGTTGTTCCAGAAAGTCGCTCCTTCTTCCCTCACCTCTGCAAATACGCAGATTGAAGATGAAATGGAGATATTGCGTTCACGCTCTATCCTGCTGCAAGTGATTAATGAGTTGAATCTGCATACGAAGTACAAGGTGAAAGATGGACTTTTCTATAATGAAACCACTACACCTCCCATCATTGCTTCTATGGATAAAGTATCCATGGATACATTGAGCGGGACATTGCTGATACAAGTGGAGAAAGCAGGTGAACGTTATGCCGTGAGTAGCGCCTTGGACGATATTTGTGTAACAGAGACTTGTACTGGTTTCCCTGCCTTTGTAGAAACTCCTGCCGGACGATGCACTTTAAGATTACTGCCCGGACATCAGTTTTCCGAAGCCATAAAGATAAGCATTTGCCGTCCTATCGATGCCGTGAACTATTATTCCGGTCAACTGGTGGTTACCACTACTTCAAAGAAAACTTCTATCATCAGTCTGACCTTCAAGGATACGGATAAGAATCGTGCGGAAGTTTTTCTTGCCAAGTTAATTGAAGTCTACAACCGGGATGCAATGGATGATAAGAATAAGGTGACAGGAAATACACTCATCTTTTTGGAAGAACGTTTGGATAGTATCAGCAACGAACTGGGATTTGTAGAAAAGCATCTGGAGCAATACAAACAAAAAGAACGTCTGAGCGATTTGAAAACCAACATGACTCTGGATCTGAATACGAACAATGAGTACGAAAAAAAGTTGCTGGATGTGGAGATGCAGCTAAATATGACTAACTATATCTATAACTATTTGTCAGATGATAAACACCGTTTTTCGCTATTACCAGTGAATACGGGCATTGCCGATACGGAACTAGTGCAACTTATTAACGAATATAACAAGGAGCTGCTGGAACGTGAGCGGCTGATGAACACCATGAAAGCAGATAATCCGACGATTGTTAATCAGGATATTCGCATAGATGCGCTGAGAAGAAATGTAGTAAGTTCTGTGGCTGGTGTAAAAGACGGACTCGGCATAGCGCGCACTGATATTTTGCGTAAAACCGATTATTTCAACTCCCGTATCAGAAATATGCCGAAGCAGGAAAGGGAGTTTAATAACATAGACCGGCAACAGCAAATCAAGGCAAACCTATATCTGATGTTGCTTGAACGGCGTGAACAGGCAGCTATTTCTTTGGCCGCCACAATGAACAAGGCAAGAGTGATTGATGCTCCCCTATCCGCTGACAGACCGATAGCTTCGCGAAGTATGATGATCTATGCCGGAAGTCTGTTTCTGGCATGTGTAATGACAGCAGGAGTTATTTTGTTCGGAAGAATTTTCCGTACTAAAATCGTGTCGGTAGCGGAAGTTGAGAGTACACAAATTCCTGTAATGGGAATCATTCCGTATACCAAAGAAGGTGGTGGCGTTGAAGAAGGACAAAACGGTATCATGGAAGAATCTTTTCGCCGCATGAGAAGCAATCTGCGTTTTCTTACCGAAGACGGTGACAAAAAATGTATTCTGATGACCTCCACCATTAGCGGAGAAGGAAAAAGTTTCATCAGCATCAACCTGGCTCTGACCTTTGCTTTTCTGGGATGCCGGGTACTGGTAGTAGGTTTGGATATCCGTCGTCCCAGACTGGCGGAGTACTTCGGAATAAAGAGTCATGTAGGTATGACCAGTTATCTTTCGAACAATGAGATAAAACCAGAAGATATAATTTTCCCATCGGGTATACATGAACATTTATTCGTTGCGCCTGCCGGACCTGTCCCTCCCAATCCGGCAGAACTGTTGGAAAGAGCACGATTGAAAGAAGCATTCACGTATTTCCGTCAACAGTTTGATTATATCATTGTAGACTCAGCTCCGGTGGGATTGATTAGTGATACACTGAGCCTAAGCAAAGTGACTGATTTCACACTCTATGTGTGCCGCATGAATTATACACACAAGAATGTGTTGTCTGAAATTGTAAAGATACAACGGTCAGGGCAACTGAACCAAATATCTCTGGTTGTGAATGGCGATAATCTGGCGGAAAAGAAATATGGATATGGTTACGGATATAGTTATGGCTATGGAGATACTCATAAAAGACATAAGTAG
- a CDS encoding BT0820 family HAD-type phosphatase → MTIAVDFDGTIVEHRYPRIGKEIPFATDTLKLLQQDQHRLILWSVREGELLEEAVAWCKERGVEFYAVNRDYPEEKQQDCGFSRKLKVDLFIDDRNLGGLPDWGLIYQMIKEHKTFRDIYTQGNIATEQDKKKKWWF, encoded by the coding sequence ATGACAATAGCAGTTGATTTCGATGGAACTATAGTAGAACATCGCTATCCCCGTATCGGTAAAGAAATTCCTTTTGCAACAGACACTTTAAAACTGTTGCAGCAAGATCAGCACAGGCTCATCTTGTGGAGTGTGCGCGAAGGTGAACTTTTGGAAGAAGCCGTTGCCTGGTGCAAAGAAAGAGGAGTAGAATTCTATGCTGTCAATCGTGATTATCCCGAAGAAAAGCAGCAGGACTGTGGATTCTCCCGTAAACTGAAAGTAGACCTTTTTATTGATGACCGTAATCTGGGTGGATTGCCCGATTGGGGGCTTATCTATCAGATGATTAAAGAACATAAAACGTTCCGGGATATCTATACGCAAGGTAATATTGCTACAGAACAGGACAAGAAGAAGAAGTGGTGGTTTTAG
- a CDS encoding MFS transporter yields MTQSPKNVSKGFTKAFWVSNTVELFERMAYYAVFIVLTIYLSSILGFNDLEASMISGLFSGGLYLLPIFTGAYADKIGFRKSMIVAFSLLSVGYLGLGILPTLLEAAGLVEYGTATRFTGLPDSDSRWIIVPVLFVIMVGGSFIKSIISASVAKETTEANRARGYSIFYMMVNIGAFTGKTVIDPLRNVIGDQAYIYINYFSATMTILALLSVVLLYKSTHTAGEGKSMREIGQGFLRIITNWRLLILILIITGFWMVQQQLYATMPKYVIRMAGETAKPGWIANVNPFVVVCCVSFVTRLMAKRSAITSMNIGMFLIPFSALLMACGNLLGNDVISGMSNITLMMIAGIVIQALAECFISPRYLEYFSLQAPKGEEGMYLGFSHLHSFLSSIFGFGIAGVLLTKYCPDPVLFETREAWEAASANAHYIWYYFAAIGLISALALLVFAKITESIDKKKKAKV; encoded by the coding sequence ATGACTCAATCACCCAAAAATGTATCTAAAGGGTTCACTAAAGCCTTTTGGGTAAGCAACACGGTCGAACTGTTCGAACGTATGGCATATTATGCCGTTTTCATCGTTCTCACCATTTATCTTTCTTCTATTTTAGGCTTCAACGACCTTGAAGCGAGTATGATTTCCGGTTTATTTTCCGGTGGTCTTTATCTTTTGCCTATCTTCACGGGTGCTTATGCCGATAAGATAGGTTTCCGGAAATCCATGATTGTTGCTTTTTCGCTGCTGTCTGTCGGATATTTGGGTTTAGGAATTCTCCCTACCCTGCTGGAAGCTGCCGGTTTGGTGGAATATGGCACAGCAACCCGTTTCACCGGACTGCCGGATAGCGATAGCCGTTGGATAATCGTTCCTGTGCTGTTTGTTATCATGGTGGGTGGATCGTTTATCAAATCTATTATTTCAGCTTCGGTGGCAAAAGAAACTACGGAAGCAAACCGCGCACGCGGTTATTCCATATTTTATATGATGGTGAATATTGGTGCATTTACCGGAAAGACAGTGATTGACCCGTTGCGGAATGTTATTGGAGACCAAGCTTATATCTATATTAACTATTTCTCTGCCACGATGACCATATTGGCATTGCTTTCCGTTGTTCTGCTCTATAAATCTACTCATACGGCAGGAGAAGGAAAAAGTATGCGTGAAATCGGTCAAGGCTTCCTGCGCATCATCACGAACTGGCGTCTGCTGATTCTTATCCTGATTATAACGGGATTCTGGATGGTGCAGCAACAATTATACGCTACGATGCCTAAATATGTAATCCGTATGGCGGGTGAGACTGCCAAGCCGGGTTGGATAGCTAATGTAAACCCGTTTGTAGTGGTTTGCTGCGTTAGTTTCGTGACGCGTTTGATGGCGAAACGTTCGGCTATTACTTCCATGAATATCGGTATGTTCCTTATTCCATTCTCGGCTCTGCTGATGGCATGCGGTAATCTGCTTGGAAATGACGTGATAAGCGGAATGAGCAATATCACATTAATGATGATAGCCGGTATCGTGATACAGGCTTTGGCAGAGTGTTTCATTTCACCGCGTTATCTGGAGTATTTTTCCCTGCAAGCGCCTAAGGGTGAAGAGGGTATGTATCTTGGATTTAGCCATCTCCATTCCTTCCTCTCTTCCATCTTCGGTTTTGGTATCGCGGGAGTATTGTTGACAAAATACTGTCCTGATCCTGTCCTTTTTGAGACTCGTGAAGCATGGGAGGCTGCAAGCGCAAATGCACATTATATCTGGTATTATTTCGCTGCCATCGGTCTGATATCCGCACTGGCACTGTTAGTATTTGCCAAAATCACCGAATCCATCGACAAAAAGAAGAAAGCCAAGGTCTGA
- a CDS encoding MBL fold metallo-hydrolase produces the protein MKVKFISLASGSSGNCYYIGTEKYGILIDAGIAVRTIKKSLKEVGIGMETVRAVFVTHDHADHIKAVGGLGEKLHIPVYTTARIHEGINKSYCMTEKLHSSVHYLEKEEPMVLEDFHIESFEVPHDGTDNVGYCIEIDGKVFSFLTDLGEITPTAAKFIRKANYLILEANYDDEMLRMGTYPQYLKERITSRTGHMSNIATAEFLAENITEDLKYIWLCHLSKDNNHPELAYKTVEWKLRSKGILVGKDVQLCALKRSTPSDLYEFD, from the coding sequence ATGAAAGTAAAATTTATAAGCCTTGCGAGCGGAAGTAGTGGCAACTGCTATTATATAGGCACTGAAAAATACGGAATACTTATTGACGCTGGTATAGCGGTACGTACTATTAAGAAATCATTGAAGGAAGTGGGCATCGGTATGGAGACGGTACGTGCGGTATTCGTTACACACGACCATGCAGACCATATCAAAGCTGTAGGCGGACTGGGTGAGAAACTGCATATCCCTGTCTACACAACTGCGCGTATCCACGAGGGAATCAACAAAAGTTATTGCATGACGGAGAAGCTTCACTCTTCCGTTCATTATCTGGAGAAAGAAGAGCCGATGGTACTGGAAGATTTTCATATCGAGTCTTTCGAAGTTCCCCACGACGGTACGGACAATGTGGGTTATTGCATTGAAATCGACGGAAAAGTATTCTCGTTCCTCACCGACCTTGGTGAAATCACCCCTACTGCTGCCAAGTTTATCCGTAAAGCGAATTACCTGATACTGGAAGCTAACTATGATGATGAAATGCTGCGTATGGGTACATATCCGCAGTATTTAAAGGAGCGCATTACTAGTCGTACGGGACACATGAGCAATATTGCAACCGCCGAGTTCCTAGCTGAAAATATTACGGAAGATCTGAAATATATCTGGCTTTGCCATTTGAGCAAAGACAATAATCATCCGGAACTTGCTTACAAGACGGTGGAATGGAAATTAAGAAGTAAAGGTATATTGGTAGGTAAAGATGTGCAACTCTGCGCTTTAAAGCGTAGCACTCCCTCCGACCTGTATGAGTTTGATTAA